A single region of the Deltaproteobacteria bacterium PRO3 genome encodes:
- the acpP gene encoding acyl carrier protein, producing the protein MSTDKKIKQIIAEQLGLNEDEIADSASLLDDLGADSLDIVELVMAMEEEFEMEIPDEDAEKIVTVKDVIDYVKRRTQES; encoded by the coding sequence ATGTCCACCGACAAAAAGATCAAGCAGATCATCGCGGAGCAACTGGGACTCAACGAAGACGAGATCGCGGACAGCGCCTCGCTGCTCGACGACCTCGGTGCCGACTCCCTCGACATCGTCGAGCTGGTGATGGCGATGGAAGAAGAATTCGAAATGGAGATTCCCGACGAAGACGCCGAAAAGATCGTCACGGTCAAAGACGTCATCGACTACGTGAAACGTCGCACGCAGGAAAGCTGA
- a CDS encoding 50S ribosomal protein L32: protein MPVPKRRKSKSRRDMRRATHKLTAVNVAGCPRCGAPRLPHRVCIHCGFYKNVDILKIEENL from the coding sequence ATGCCAGTACCCAAGCGAAGAAAATCGAAATCCCGGCGGGACATGCGCCGCGCCACCCACAAGCTGACCGCCGTCAACGTGGCCGGTTGCCCGCGTTGCGGCGCCCCGCGCCTCCCGCATCGGGTTTGCATCCACTGCGGCTTTTACAAGAACGTCGATATCTTGAAGATCGAAGAGAATCTCTAA